Genomic segment of Cottoperca gobio chromosome 23, fCotGob3.1, whole genome shotgun sequence:
TCGATGACCCGAGGAGAGAAACTGAAGAGGAGAGTGTGGGAAAATATCTTTCTGCTTAAGTtgctttaatattaatataataataaaagtaataatcttGTTATTGTTAGTGTGAAACTTGTTGCCATAGATTCTGTGGATCGTTGAACAGTAAATCCAGTGTCCTCTTCTCAGTGGTCACTAAAGAGTTAATACGTCCACAGTTGATTATTTATCAGTTTTATTTGATCAGGAGAAACAGCCCTGATGTCTGCTCCCCATCAGATACGCTTCATAAGTTCAAAGGTTGTCAGATTAAAGATCAAATACGGGATATAAAACGTAGATCGACTgaaacaggaaaacaaactaaatgtctttaacttaACTTGATGTTCTGGCTGATCAATGCTGTGACAGAGAATTTAAACGGATTATTAACGATTTTATaccattaaatatttattatgttgcCTTAAAAAGCTCCATCATGGTCACAAGGCTTTCTGCTACTGGAATCATTTAAAGTAATTGATTGTCGGCACACGTTATGAAGCTCTGGGGACACGGGGACACTGAGCTTCATATGCAGCACATCAATCTAATAAAATAACATCATGTGATCTTCGCTCTGCTGCAGATCGAGTCATTTTCCTGCCGGGAACTTTCCAGAACGTGAGCATCTCTGAGAACGAGACGGTGCAGGTGGTGGTGTCCAGGATCCCCCCGGAGGTCGCCTTCGTCACCGTGCAGTTCCACACGCAGCACCGCAATGCCACGCTGTCCTACACCCGGGTGAGGACGTGCTGACAGACACATCTCTCCCCAGTAATGACATTAACACGTATCGAATAATCTGCTGatttttctcaattaatcgaACAATCgtttgttctataaaatgtcagacgaTCTCAAGACTtccgtccaaaacccaaagttatTCACtttaagaagaaaacagagaaaagcagaaaatctccatatttaagaatataaagtaaagacataagcAGTGCTAACGAGCCGCTGGCTCTCGtagtggtggtctagtggtacggcttccaaacagaacaccagatggttgtgagttcaataccagggctgccaccattgtacccctgagcaaggtacttaaccctgagctgctccagggagactgtccctgtagttagttcactgtaagtcgctctggataagagcgtctgctaaatgacctgtaatgtaataatttggtataatataatatttgtagTGAAATATTAGTTCTGAGGCTGATGGATGTTAGAGGCGGACGTGACTGTGCAGCTCACTGTTTCTAAATAGCCCCTTCATCACTAGCTTAGCattcatatataacattatgttctTCATGGTACAGACGCTTCACAGAGCTTCACACGACCCTGAAACGTCTTCTGAAGTCCGTCTGCAGGAGCAACGCTCAGAATGTTAAGAGTTTAAGATGTTTACGTTTCTGTTGAATCAGCAAATCCAATGAATGACTTTTGTGAAGCTGAAGTGTGGCATGAAAGGAATGCTGCTCACACTGTATGAGCCGGGAGTTAGTTCTACCTCTGGGTAATGAATGAGGCTTTGTGAGCAGTCAGCTGATGAACGGTCCACTGGTCATGAGTGGCAGACCAGCCAGCTTCTGGCCTCACTCCCAGAAGTCTCAGGGCGGCTCGATCCACAAACTGGTGATGGAAACAAATCCATTCGTTTCTCAGCTGAAGGAAAAGTCTCGTGTGATCACAAGCaccaaaacaaccaaaacaaccaAACCTGCAAAAGGAAATTTAGCgggaaagagaggaagtgtgTTTTCAGACAGATACGGTGTGTACTGATGGTGCACACGCACACTACACACCTACTTACTCATTTCCTTCCCTCTTGTTATCACACTGCGGTGGTAAAATCACAACATCCTGTTAGCTTTGATGTTTCATCATCAGTGTGGTTGTTACTGtccatttcttcttctgctaaACAACCGAGATATATAAACTCATTTCTTCATTCGTTACTGAGGGATAGAAAacaacaagcagacacacacactcacacaccttccTGTCAGGAGATGCGTTCAGTGGGGCTTGTTGACAATAATGTTGAACGTCATCAAAGTTATCTGTGAACCTTTGGACTTGTTTGAACTTCTTCTGTGCTCGGCCGGAGAAGTAATGATCCACTTTCATTGCATTAGTTTATCAGCGTGATGAGATCCACAGTCACGAGACGCATCATGAGCGCAACCATAgtcctgtggtgtgtgtgtaatatatatatatatatatatatatatatatatatatatatatatatattaatatattatatatagattaagatatatactatatattaatatattaatatatctctatatatcctagatattatcagtatattttGAAggaatatctatatatctatttatctatatatctcatTCCTATTAATATATCTATTCCATATGCTCGATTCTTattctatctattatctatgaTATTCctactataattatatatcttCGTCTATCttctattatctatatatatattatatatattatattaatatatataatatatatatattatattatataaatatatatattatatcttatattatataaatatatatttattatattattatttttatatttatatttatataatatatatatatatatatatatatatatatatatatggtgaaCATGGAAAACATGGTGAACATGGAGAACATAgtgaacatggagaacatggagaacatggagcacatggagaacatggagcacatggagaacatggtgaacatggagaacatgatgaacatggagaacatggagaacatggagaacatggagaacatggtgaacatggagaacatggtgaacatggtgaacatggagaacatggagaacatggtGAACATGGCTCAGACTCTTCGTCTTGTTTTCTTAGTGTTTATTTTGGTCACGCTGTTTGTTTTTCCGCTGACatgatgtttgttgtttgtttcagatGCCGGGCCTGGGTCTCTCTCTGACAGCGGTGGACTCGGGGCTCCTGTCGGCTCTGCAGCCGGGACAAGTGTCCCTCTCCTTGTTCCTGTCCTCTCCGGAGGGAGGCATTGTGGCGGGCACCGGGGTCATCTTGCCGTACGCCAGCACCGGTACTTCTCAAACATAAGCTTGCGTTCGTCCGGCTCTTCTGCAGGATCCTTTTAAAGTCTTCAAAAACATTGAAGTCATTAACGAAAACGCAAAAATGTCAATGCAACACTTTGCCTTGGTgcatataataaacatgagaaGAGGAAATAAAGTCAAGAACTtgaatatagaatagaaaagtAAAATAAGAGAAAGATACATTAAAAATGCTCTAACAAACATTATGACAGTCTAGTGCAGGATGAATAAATGACTGaatgatgaaaacatttttttatgcaGATAGTTTTTCAAACTGCTTTTCTTGTTATTGAAATTGGTCTTAAATTTCATTCTGCGTGGCTTTAACTAAAGTCTTaaagacttaaagtgtctcaaACTGTAGGAACCCTGAAACAGGGAAGTGGCAGAAGTGTTCATGAATGACTGGAGTCCTCATGTGTTGACACCCGAACAAGCTCCTGACAGGCAGCGTGCACACACCCTGCAGTGTTGCCTCACATGCCCGACACATGGTTCACTGATGCAGCTGCTGTCTTTCAGATCCGCTGCCTGGAGCTTGTAACACAGAGTTCGACCTGGACGTCAACCCAAACGTGTATCTCCACTACAACCTGTACGAGACCCAGATACGCTTCGCTGCAGCAAACTTAGGCTACGACAGGTAACGCACTCGACTCACTTCCTGTTCAGCCTGCGAGACCTGAGGAGCAAccgcagcacacacacacacacactcacacacacacacacacacacacacacacacacacacacacacacacacacacacacacacacacacacacacacacacacacacacacacacacagccccccTCCTCCGCTTCACTCTCTAAAGAATGTCTGAGTCACAGAGTCGTCTCAGCAGATAATCAGGAGTCACAGACTTGTTGAATCACTTCCTGTTGTGTCGtgagctgcagcacagacacTTTATAAAACTCTGTCAGTGTCTCTGAAGGCTCTAAAGTTCTTTATCACAGTTTCTGTTATACAACTGTgcttaaaatgtgacaaattaaatgttgtttgtttggacaaattcttctctttgttttcttcgGCTGCTTCTCACTTCAGTTACAACTTCTTTGACGCGTCTGACGGGTGTAACAACCTCAGCCAGGAATAAAAGACTAATTGACATTAAAaatgtctgaggacagagggtctgaggacagagggggacagagggtctgaggacagagtgtctgagaacagagggtctgagaacagagggtctgaggacagagtgtctgagaacagagggtctgaggacagagggggacagagggtctgaggacaggggtctgaggacagagggggacagaggatctgaggacagagggggacAGAGCATCTGAGGACagggggacagagggtctgagaacagagggtctgaggacagagggtctgtggacagagggggacagaggacagagggggacagagggtctgaggacagagggtctgtggacagagagtctgaggacagagggtctgaggacagagggggacagagcgtctgaggacagagcgtctgaggacagagggggacGGAGAGTCTGAGGaccgagggtctgaggacagagggtcgtCTCATCAGTcgatacattatttattattttgtgcactgtgtgtgtgtgtgtgtgtgtgtgtgtgtgtgtgtgtgtgtgtgagtgtgtgtgtgagtgtgagtgtgagatgCAGGGAGTCCATGAATCTAGACTACCTTCGTCTGGAGTCTCTCATCCAGAAGGTGGTCTCTCCTTACCTCGGGACTCATGGGTTATACTCCCGAGATGGATCTTCCAATCTGCACAGCTCAAATCTGCATCTGCTGAAGTTCCCCTTCATACCAGAGAAGCTTTAGTTCTCACTGAGTCTGTTCTTGCTCTCCATCAGAGGAGCAGCTCCTCCGGCCTGTGACGAGTCCTCAGAAGTGAACACGCGCTGGCGGCTGCAGTATGATGTCTACCAGTACTTCCTGCCGGAGAACGACCTATCAGAGCGCAGCCTGTTCAGTGGCGTCCAGGCTGTGGCCGACATCCAGGGCCTGAGGGAGAACGGCAGACGGGTGGGGCTCCGAGAACATGATCAGCGCTGCACATTTGTCTGCTGAATAGTAATAATAAGCGTCTCCCTGCAGGTCATGACGTTGCTGTCCTCCGACCTGAGCCTGGCGGTGTTTAACTCGCTACCCGGGCAGGGCGTCATCTACTCCGTCATCGCCAGAGACCCGCTGCTCAACACGTCGGCCTCCTACGTCCCCGTCCACACCTACGCCTGCAGCTTCGTCTCCACGCTGGACGGCTGTCAGACCCTCGGTGAGCGGGTGAACTGCATCCAGCAactttatttacagtgtttttgAGTCATGGTCTAAATAACAGAATACAACTCTGAACTCAGTCTCCAGTCTGTCTGGATGTTAGCCAGTCAACAACGtacaaaaagcaacaaatatatatacatatatatatgtgtgtatatatatatacacacatatatacaacaaAGCTgtgtaataaacacattaaatgattaaagacattatttattttgcaggaAAGATCTCTACGAAGCTGCTCTTCAGCATAGCGGGCCTGGCCGGCCTGTTCGTCTGCTTCTTTGGACATCGATTCTTTAAATGCGGTGAGCACTCGGACATCGCTTTACGGAACTTACTGTGTTCTCGTGATCTTAGCTCGACTTTGTTTGTGTAGTTTCTTCTTCATGTACCAAAACATGAGGAATCTGTAAGAGAAGGTTTCATAATCCTGAGAAAGTGAGAACACAGTTCACTGTAGGGCCAACATCATAGATCagtggggtcagaggtcatgttTGAAAGTCTTAAACTTCCTCATAGGGactgaaaaatgactgaaactaaactaaccccccccccccacacacacacacacacacacacacacactctctgactCGTCCCAGACTGCTGCAGGGGAGAGCAGAACCAGGTCACCAGCAGGTTGATATTGTCTGACCTGCAGCTGAGTCGCCTCCCTCACATCATCTGAACGTCTGCTCTCTTCTCACACTGTGCTCCTGCAGAGTTGTTCTGTATGGGCTTCAGCTTCGCTATGTTCTTCCTCTTCGTGCTGGTCACGCGGACTACAGGACTCGACTATGACAGTGAGTTTTGTTCGATCACTTTCAAGTcgttctgtgtgtttgaagcCCGCTGTGAGAAGGTGACCTAACCCtccacccccccctctctctgcagtCTGTCTGGCCGTGTCAGCGGTGGTCGGCGTGGTGGGCGGCGTCCTCCTGGTGATGAGCTGGTGGCGCTTCGGTTCAGTCATGGCCTGCATCGTGGTGGTGGGACTGATGCTGGGCTTCCTCATCGCCTCCACCGTCCTCTTCACTCCTCTGGGTAGGACGTGCTGTCTGTCCCCCGgcagtgtgttgtgttgtgttgtgtgttgtgttgtgttgtgttgtgttgcggCCAACTGTTCAAAgtttcattcataacgttgacgtTCAAATAATCACTATTAATAACTGAGTGTCCACAGAGTGTTGCTCCGAGCGCTTCAAGTTTAGTCTAGAAAGTCGCTGCCAAACCAAAGCTCTTTGTGGTCACCtagtctcacacacatacacacacatacacacacacacacacacacacacacacacacacacacacacacacacacacagtcccctTATCTGTGTTTGTCCAAAAGGacaaatgtaatcatttcctaacaaatattctgcttcagaCTGCACCTTtaacctttgtgtgtgtgtgtgtgtgtgtgtgtggtgtgtgtgttgtgtgtgtgtgtgtgtgcaggtgaccTGGATGTGTTCCGGCGCTCTGACGCAGTGTTCTGGGTGACGTTCTGCTGCATGATGATCCTCGTCCCGCTCTTCTTCGTGCGTTGGCCCAGAGAGGTAAGATGTAAAGTCCAACACTCTGCTCTGACGCCACCTGGTGGATGTACGTGATGACTGAGACGCACTACAGGAAGTGTTCCTGCAGTGCGTCTCAGTCATCATCACGTctttatttctatgttttgaGAAAT
This window contains:
- the tm7sf3 gene encoding transmembrane 7 superfamily member 3 isoform X1, encoding MSRWTWCPLLLLLCEVQAQIENRVIFLPGTFQNVSISENETVQVVVSRIPPEVAFVTVQFHTQHRNATLSYTRMPGLGLSLTAVDSGLLSALQPGQVSLSLFLSSPEGGIVAGTGVILPYASTDPLPGACNTEFDLDVNPNVYLHYNLYETQIRFAAANLGYDRGAAPPACDESSEVNTRWRLQYDVYQYFLPENDLSERSLFSGVQAVADIQGLRENGRRVMTLLSSDLSLAVFNSLPGQGVIYSVIARDPLLNTSASYVPVHTYACSFVSTLDGCQTLGKISTKLLFSIAGLAGLFVCFFGHRFFKCELFCMGFSFAMFFLFVLVTRTTGLDYDICLAVSAVVGVVGGVLLVMSWWRFGSVMACIVVVGLMLGFLIASTVLFTPLGDLDVFRRSDAVFWVTFCCMMILVPLFFVRWPREGNIITCGVVGGYAVVLAVNAYVYTSLSYISLNILKRFLNNNFSGVFTDVPFQAIDYVMITVWVVLGVCGVVLQLYRERSRPFFPPSPYLMWLQERERRKTNVLDPSHHAPPLPNRLLARARQLTKRNEPAGEHTPLLL
- the tm7sf3 gene encoding transmembrane 7 superfamily member 3 isoform X2, giving the protein MPGLGLSLTAVDSGLLSALQPGQVSLSLFLSSPEGGIVAGTGVILPYASTDPLPGACNTEFDLDVNPNVYLHYNLYETQIRFAAANLGYDRGAAPPACDESSEVNTRWRLQYDVYQYFLPENDLSERSLFSGVQAVADIQGLRENGRRVMTLLSSDLSLAVFNSLPGQGVIYSVIARDPLLNTSASYVPVHTYACSFVSTLDGCQTLGKISTKLLFSIAGLAGLFVCFFGHRFFKCELFCMGFSFAMFFLFVLVTRTTGLDYDICLAVSAVVGVVGGVLLVMSWWRFGSVMACIVVVGLMLGFLIASTVLFTPLGDLDVFRRSDAVFWVTFCCMMILVPLFFVRWPREGNIITCGVVGGYAVVLAVNAYVYTSLSYISLNILKRFLNNNFSGVFTDVPFQAIDYVMITVWVVLGVCGVVLQLYRERSRPFFPPSPYLMWLQERERRKTNVLDPSHHAPPLPNRLLARARQLTKRNEPAGEHTPLLL